TGTCGAGATCAAAACCTACGAACGGTCGCCGATCCGGCGGGTAAGACGCATCACCGGTTACCTTAGCACGGTCGACCGGTTTAACGATGCAAAGCGCGCGGAGCTGGCGGACCGAGTGGCGCATGAGTACCGAGAGGCGTTGACTGACAATATAAGGGGGTAATGGC
This region of Thermosinus carboxydivorans Nor1 genomic DNA includes:
- the nrdD gene encoding anaerobic ribonucleoside-triphosphate reductase, with amino-acid sequence MPSWEIYSVKVTADEGISYEEAMHYVHEEQLLWKERGKVLGRMEIRIINDGLDVEIKTYERSPIRRVRRITGYLSTVDRFNDAKRAELADRVAHEYREALTDNIRG